In Salinibacterium sp. ZJ70, one DNA window encodes the following:
- a CDS encoding PP2C family serine/threonine-protein phosphatase, producing the protein MTRRGEDSTGRSFVTARGANVTLAWAGATDVGHRRAVNEDSLVLVPPVFAVADGMGGHSAGDRASSAVVERLGVLADVVGESAIGDALTLAANDIDALSVDMPLGAGTTVTGAVLDLSGERPAFLVFNVGDSRVYSFIRNELLQVTRDHSVVQELVDAGIIEPHEAEAHPESNVITRALGFREDPNPDFWRIPLVAGMRLLLCSDGLTKELDAARIRLHMAARLTAGETANALVDAALAAGGRDNITVIVIDVTSVDGTQWGADGPDYDEGSTGARG; encoded by the coding sequence ATGACTCGGCGTGGCGAGGACTCGACGGGTCGCAGCTTCGTGACCGCGCGTGGGGCGAACGTGACGCTCGCATGGGCGGGCGCCACGGATGTGGGCCATCGTCGCGCTGTCAACGAAGACAGTCTGGTGCTCGTGCCGCCCGTGTTCGCTGTCGCGGACGGCATGGGCGGTCACAGTGCGGGGGATCGTGCGAGCTCCGCGGTGGTCGAGCGGCTCGGCGTGCTCGCGGATGTCGTGGGCGAATCGGCGATCGGCGACGCGCTGACTCTCGCCGCGAACGACATCGATGCTCTCTCGGTCGACATGCCGCTCGGCGCGGGGACGACGGTCACCGGTGCGGTTCTGGACCTCTCGGGCGAACGTCCGGCGTTCCTCGTGTTCAACGTGGGCGACAGCCGGGTGTACAGCTTCATCCGCAACGAGCTCCTGCAGGTGACGCGCGACCACTCGGTCGTGCAGGAGCTCGTCGACGCCGGGATCATCGAGCCGCACGAAGCGGAGGCGCATCCGGAGTCGAACGTCATCACGCGCGCGCTCGGCTTCCGCGAGGATCCCAACCCGGACTTCTGGAGGATCCCGCTCGTCGCGGGCATGCGGCTGCTGCTGTGCTCGGACGGTCTCACGAAGGAGCTCGACGCGGCGCGCATCCGACTGCACATGGCGGCGCGCCTGACCGCGGGCGAGACGGCGAATGCGCTCGTGGATGCGGCGCTCGCCGCGGGGGGCCGCGACAACATCACCGTCATCGTCATCGATGTGACGAGCGTCGACGGCACCCAGTGGGGGGCAGACGGGCCTGACTATGATGAAGGCTCCACAGGGGCGAGGGGGTAG
- a CDS encoding serine/threonine-protein kinase, producing MAARRLPSQPPVLPGFSYVHVLGSGGFADVFLYEQNMPRRQVAVKVMLSEVVNDHVRQMFQAEANLMAQLSAHPSILTVYQASVSSDGRPYLVMELCSSALAERYRREALPVTEVLRIAVKIGSAVESAHAIGVLHRDIKPSNILMTAYGHPVLSDFGIAATLAGQREQESVGLSIPWSAPEVLLDETPGTVASEVWALGATVYSLLAGRSPFEVPGGSNTSSDLMARIARAKPEPIGRSDVPASLELLLRRSMSRRPEMRPASALELVRELQLIETELGAAQTPVEIAMDEWALGALGNDDDRTLLRPVATGTNPSARGRRRRRAVAQTPYAHHPVVERSGADESHSGSGAQSPASRRMTWILTAAASLITVLGLIALAILLTNLDSGIPVVSDIDADLKDAGRIEFSWSDPDITSGDRYQIVVSEDGIAQAPTVQSSSRFVVDTTPGSTVCLTVTVNRDGIAGPASADKCVIASGS from the coding sequence GTGGCAGCACGACGTCTGCCGTCGCAGCCTCCCGTGCTGCCGGGGTTCTCGTACGTGCATGTGCTCGGGTCGGGGGGTTTCGCCGACGTCTTCCTGTATGAGCAGAACATGCCGCGCAGGCAGGTCGCCGTCAAGGTGATGCTGAGCGAGGTCGTCAACGACCATGTGCGTCAGATGTTCCAGGCTGAGGCCAATCTCATGGCCCAGCTGAGCGCGCATCCGTCGATCCTCACCGTCTACCAGGCGAGTGTGTCGAGCGATGGGCGCCCGTATCTGGTGATGGAGCTGTGCTCCTCGGCGCTCGCCGAGCGCTACCGCCGCGAGGCGCTACCCGTCACCGAGGTGCTGCGCATCGCCGTGAAGATCGGTTCGGCCGTCGAATCCGCACACGCGATCGGCGTGCTGCACCGTGACATCAAGCCGTCGAACATCCTCATGACGGCGTACGGGCATCCGGTGCTCTCCGATTTCGGAATCGCGGCGACCCTCGCCGGTCAGCGTGAGCAGGAGTCGGTGGGACTGTCGATCCCGTGGTCCGCCCCGGAGGTGCTGCTCGACGAGACGCCGGGAACGGTCGCCTCTGAGGTGTGGGCGCTCGGCGCGACGGTGTACTCGCTCCTCGCCGGTCGCTCGCCGTTCGAGGTCCCCGGTGGGTCGAACACCTCGAGCGACCTCATGGCGCGCATCGCGCGCGCCAAGCCGGAGCCGATCGGCCGCAGCGATGTGCCCGCGAGCCTTGAGCTGCTGCTTCGCCGTTCGATGTCGCGCCGCCCCGAGATGCGACCCGCGAGTGCGCTCGAACTCGTGCGCGAGCTGCAGCTCATCGAGACCGAGCTCGGTGCTGCGCAGACACCCGTCGAGATCGCGATGGACGAATGGGCGCTGGGCGCTCTCGGCAATGATGACGACCGCACTCTGCTCCGCCCGGTGGCGACGGGCACGAACCCGAGTGCCCGTGGCCGGCGGCGCCGGCGCGCGGTGGCGCAGACGCCATACGCCCATCATCCTGTGGTGGAGCGCAGCGGGGCCGATGAGTCCCACTCGGGTTCCGGCGCCCAGAGCCCGGCGAGCCGTCGTATGACCTGGATTCTCACGGCAGCCGCCTCGCTCATCACCGTGCTCGGACTGATCGCCCTCGCGATCCTGCTGACGAACCTCGATTCGGGCATCCCGGTGGTGTCGGACATCGACGCCGATCTCAAAGACGCAGGACGCATCGAGTTCAGCTGGTCCGACCCCGACATCACGAGCGGGGACCGCTATCAGATCGTCGTGTCGGAGGACGGCATCGCCCAGGCGCCGACGGTGCAGTCGTCGTCGCGTTTCGTGGTCGACACCACGCCCGGCTCGACCGTGTGCCTCACGGTGACCGTCAACCGCGACGGGATCGCGGGACCGGCGAGCGCCGACAAGTGCGTGATCGCATCGGGAAGCTGA